Part of the Crossiella cryophila genome, GTGCTGCATCCCAACGTGTGGACCCAGCACGGCGCCCTCCGGATCAACGCCCTGCTCCGCCGCGCCACCGACGCGGGCCTGCTGGTCGTCCCACCCGAGCAGGGCTGGCAGGCCGCAATCGTGGCGGCTTCGCTGGTGATCTCCGACCATGGCTCGCTGACCAGCTACAGCCTCGGTGCGGGCCGACCACTGCTACTGGCCACCGACGGCGGTCCCGAGGTCGTGCCCGGCTCGCCACTGGATCACCTGCGTAGCCGAGTTCCCTTGCTACGACTGGACAAACCCCTCGCCGCGCAGATCGAGCAGGCCCTGATACCCAACCCGGATTCCGCCGTCGACGCGGCGGCGATCTTCGCCAGGACCGGGCAGTCCGCGGCCATCCTGCGCACCCGGATGTACACGGTGCTGGACCTGCCGGAGCCAGCCTGGCAGGCCCGCCCCGATCCCCTGCCCACCCCCGAGATCACCCTGACCGAGCCAGACGCACTCCGCGTCCAGATCGACGGCACGACCACCCTGACCATGCGCCGATTCCCAGTCGTACTAGGCGAACCGGAGCCGCCCGGTCACCTGGCGGTCAGCGAGCACGCCACCGACCCGGAACTCCTGGAACGGGCCGCGGTCGTGTGGAGCGCGACCCGGCACGAGCACCCGGCGGACGCGGACGAGTGGGGCGCGGCGACCCTCCGGCGCTGGCCCGGCGCCCAGCTCGCGGTGACCGAGGTCGAGCCCGGTGCGATCGTGGCCTTCCGCCGCAACGGCGACCGCGTCACCGTCCAGGCCACCGTGCCGCGATCGGTGGCCGGATCCGCGCTGTACCACTGGATCCTGCACGGACAGCCGAGCGTGGAGCTGGCCATCGAGGCGGGCGCGAACTCGGGTGTGCTGCGCTGGTAGCCGGTCAGGCCGTGGCGGGCAATCCGGCGAGTTGCCGGGCCACCCTGGCGATGGTGGCCGCGCGCGGGCTGCCCATCCGCTCGAACATCCCCGCGGCCCGCTCCCGGAACTCAACGCCGACCGCGCGGTCGGCCCGCCGCTCCGCCAGCTCGGCGAGCCCGAGCAAGGCATCCGCCGCAGGTGCGGTGGCACCGCGTTCCTCAGCGGTGGCAAGCACTTCCGCGTAGGCGTGTTCGGCGGCCCGGTCCGCGCCGGAGGCCGCCAGCACCACCGCCGCGCTGAGTTGGACCTTCAGCAGGACAGAGGTGGCATCGGTGCCAGCCAACAACTCCCGGGAACGCCCGAAGGCCAGCAACGCTTCCTCGTACCGTCCCAAAGCACCCAATGCCCGGCCCACCATCATGCTCTGCAACGCGGTGCCCCGGGTCAGTCCGAGCCGCTCATTGATCTCCAGCGCGGTGCGGAAGCGGCCAAGGGCCTGCTCGGCGCGGCCCTCGCGCAGCAACACGTTCCCGGTGAAGTCCTCGACCGAGCCCAGCAGCCGATCCCAGTCCCCGGCCAGTTCCCTGGCCCGGTCCAGGTGCTCGTGGGCCTCGGCGAAGCGGCCGAGTTCCTGGTACGCCTTGGCCAGCAGGCACCGGCAGCGGGCCTCGAACCCGGCGTTGCCCAGCAACACGGCCGAGTCCACCGCCAGCTTGCCCGCACGTACCCAGGTGGCGAGTGGTTTGGTGGCGTCGAAGAGGGTGTACGTCGCCTCGAACAGCTGGCAGACCTCGGTGTGCCAGCCCTGTTCCGCGGCGGCGGCCATGATGTCGACCAGGTTGGTCTGCTCCCGCCGCAACCAGGCCAGGGCCGTGGCGGCCGGAATCGCCACCGGCGTGTCGTCCAGCACCGAGGCCGGATCGGTCACCCGCAGCGGTTGCCTGCCGTGCACGGCCACATCCGCGGCCGCCGCGCCGATCAGCCACCACCGGACCGCCTGACGCAGGGCGGCGATCCGTTCGGCCTTGCCATCCTCGACCTCGGCCACCCGCAGCGCGTGCACCCGCACCAGGCGGTGCAGCCGGTGCACGCCACCGGGTTCGGCCTGCACCATGCCGGTCTGGCACAGCTCGTCCAGGTCGCGGCGCACCGCGCGCACCGGCTGATCGAGCATGGCCGCGAGCACCTCGACGCCGAAGTGCGCGCCCACCAGCACACTCAGCAGCCGGTACAGCCGTCGCGCCGACTCCGACAGGTCGTCGTAGACCCGGTCGAACATGGCGAAGACCTTCGCCCGAGCCGACCGTTCGGTAGACGGATCCCCGGGATCGAGGTCGGTCTCCCGCAGGTCCTCGACCAGCTCGCCCACTTCCAGGTGCGGCCGCGCCTTCAGCCAGGCCGCGGCCACCCCCAGCGCCAGCGGCAACCCGCCGCACAACGTCACCAGCTCGACCACCGCGGCCCGCTCCGCTGCCACCCGCTCGGCCCCGCACACCTTGGCGACCAGGCTGATCCCGTGCTCGACCCGCAGTGGTTCCAGCGCGACGTCGAGCACCTCCCGATCCTGGTACAGCTCGGCCAGGATCTCCTGCCGCCCGGCCGAGACCAGCACCAGGCTGCCGGCCGAGTTCGGCAGCAACGCGGTCACCTGGGCCGCGTCCCGGACGTCGTCGAACACCGCGAGCAACCGCAAACCCTCGCTCAGGGAACGGAAAAGCGCGCCCCTGGCCTCGAACGAGGCCGGGATCCGGGACTCGGGCACCCCGAGCGCGGCGAGGAACCTGGCCGCGGCCTCGCCAGGCGAGTTGCCCTCCGTGCCGTACTGCACGTGCAGCACGCCGTCGGGATACCTCTCCCCCAACTGCCAGGCGGCCTGCCGCAGGAACGCGGTCTTGCCCATGCCCACCATGCCGTGCACGGCGGCGACCATCGGCCCGGTGCGACCGCCCAGCGGCGTTCCGGCCAGCTCACGCACTCGCGCGAGTTCCTCGTCCCGGTTGGTGTAGGTCTCCGGTGGCCTGGGCGCCTGCGCGGAGACCAGCTGCGGCAGTTCCGGGTCCGCGGGCGCGCCGGAGAGGATGACCGAGTTGATCACCCCGGCCTGCACGACGCTGTGCGCCGTGCCGCTCACCTCGTTGCGCACCCGATCACCCCGCACGGTCCACCCCCGGTCGTGCCCACCACGTTGGGCGACGATCACGGTACTGGACGCGACCGGGCCGGGCTCCCCGACGCGGGCGGGAAGCGCTGGGAGATGCTGTGGCCATGACGGAAACGTTGTTGTTCTCCTACGGCACCCTGCGCCAGCCCGAGGTGCAGCAGGCGGTGTTCGGGCGGGCGCTCGACGGGCGGGCCGACGAGATCGCGGGTTACCTGCTCGGCGAGGTCGTCATCACCGATCCCGCGGTGATCGCCACCAGTGGCAGCGACCGGCATCCGGTGCTGCGGCCCTCGACGGCGGCCGACGCGGGCGTGCCGGGCACCGCGTTCAAGATCACCGAGCAGGACCTGGCCGCCGCCGACGCCTACGAGGTCGAGGACTACACCCGGGTGCTGGTGCCACTGCGTTCCGGCGATCAGGCGTGGGTCTACGTCCTGGCGGGCACGTGACCCGGACCGGATCTTGCAAATGTCGAACGAGAACTACGCAAAGAGTCGCTTGACTTTCGTCAATCTTTGACGGGACCGTGAGGACCACGCCGCCAGCATCAATGTTGATCTGTTCGCGGAGGTCTTCATGGCCACACCCTGCCCACGGCACCGTCGCCTGGCCCTGGCCGCGACCGTGCTGTGCGGACTGCCCTTCCTGGTCTCGACGGCGGGCGGCGCGCCCCCTGCGCACGCGGCGCCCGCCGTCGAGCCGCCGATCTTCCGGGACATCCGGTACGGCTTCGCCGAGCGCGCCGCCGACCTGGTCTCCCGGCTCACCCTGGCGGAGAAGGTCAGCCAGCTCAGTACCAACCACGGTCCCGAGATCACCCGTCTCGGGGTGCAGCAGTACACCTACTGGAACGAGGGCCAGCACGGGATCAACCGGCTCGGCGCGGCCACCAACCCGCCGGTGGCGCCGGAGGCCGTGCACGCCACCAGTTTCCCCACCAACCTCGCGGCGAGCACGTCCTGGGACCCCGCGCTCATGCATGCCGCGACCACCGCGATCTCCGCTGAGGCACGGGGTTTCCTGGACAAGTCGCTGTGGGGTGTCGGCCAGAACAACCTGGGCCGCTCGGCGGCCAACTACGGCTCGCTGACCTACTGGGCCCCCACGGTCAACATGCATCGCGACCCGCGCTGGGGCCGCAGTGACGAGGCATTCGGCGAGGATCCGCACCTGGCCGCGCGGATGTCCGAGGCGTTCACCAACGGCTACCAGGGCAGCAACCTGAACGGGGTGCCGGAAAGCCCTTACCTCAAGGTCGCGGCCACGGCCAAGCACTACGCGCTCAACAACGTGGAGAAGGACCGCACCGGAGTCTCCTCCGACACCACCGACGCCAACCTGCGCCAGTACTACACCGAGGTGTTCCGCCGCCTGATCGAGAACGCGGGCGTGTCCGGCCTGATGACCTCCTACAACGCGGTCAACGGCACCCCGGCCGTGGCCAACACCTACACGGTCAACCAGCTCGCGCAGCGCACATACGGCTTCGGCGGCTACGTCACCTCCGACTGCGGCGCGGTCAGCACCGCCTACCGCGCCCCGGTCTGGGGCCACAACTGGGCGCCGCCGGGCTGGACCACCAACCGCGCCGACCAGCAGGCCCGGTGGACCAACACCGCCACCGGCGTCACCGTGTCCGGCCAGGCAGGCGGGCAGGCGCACGCCCTGCGCGCGGGCACGAACCTGAACTGCCCCGGCGAGGAGAACACGCTGCCGGTGATCCAGGAGGCCATCAGCGCCGGCCTGCTCAGCGAGGGGGTGATCGACAACGCGCTGGTGAAGGCGTTCACGGTGCGGATGCGCACCGGCGAGTTCGACCCGCCAGAGCGGCAGCCCTACACCCGGATCGGCAAGCAGGTGATCGAAAGCCCGGCGCACCACGACCTCGCCCGGAAACTGGCGGCGAACTCGTTGGTACTGCTGAAGAACGACCCCGTGCCGGGGCTGAACCGGCCGCTGCTGCCTGCCGATCCCTCGGCGCTGAACCGGGTCGTGGTGCTGGGCGACCTGGCGGACAAGGTCACCCTGGGCGGCTACTCCGGCACGCCCAGCCTGCGGGTCAGCGCGGTGGCCGGGCTCACCGAGCAGATCAAGGCCGCCAACCCCGGCGCGTCGGTGGTCTTCGACGCGGCGGGCACCTCCACCACCGCGACCGGACCCGCCGTGCTCAGCCAGCAGACCCAGGACCAGATCCGGGCGGCCGACCTGGTCGTGCTCTTCGTCGGCACCGACCACCAGACCGCGGGCGAGGGCAAGGACCGGGACAGCCTCGCGTTGCCCGGCAACTACCACTCGCTGATCACCCAGGCCGCGGCGCTGGGCAACCCGCGGCTCGCGCTGGTGCTCCAGTCCGGTGGCCCGGTGCGGATCGAGGACCTGCGCGACCGGACCCCGGCGGTGGTCTACAGCTCCTTCAACGGGGAGAGCCAGGGCGCGGCGCTGGCCGATGTGTTGCTGGGCAAGCACAATCCCAGCGGACGCCTGAGCTTCACCTGGTACCGGGACGAGGGTCAGCTGCCCGCGATGTCCAACTACGGCCTCACCCCGGCCGAGACCGGTGGGCTGGGCCGCACCTACCAGCACTTCACCGGGACGCCGAGCTACCCGTTCGGTTTTGGCTTGAGCTACAGCGATTTCAGCTACTCGGCGGCCACCATCGACCGGGACGCGGTGACCGCGGACGGCACGGTGAGCGTGTCCTTCACCGTGACCAACACCGGCCGGGTGCCGGGGGCCACCGTGGCCCAGCTCTACCTGAGCAGCCCGGTGAAGAAACTGGTCGGCTTCCAGAAGACCGCCGTGCTGCAACCCGGTGCCGCACAACGGATCTCGCTGCCGGTGGCGATCGCGGACCTGGCGTACTGGGATGCCCAGCGGATGCGGTCGGTGGTGCGCGAAGGCGCCTACGTCTTCCAGCTCGGCAGGCACGCGGGCGATGCCGCCGCCACCGTACGGACCACCGTGCGCGGTGCCATCACACCCAAGGTCCGTCACGTCACCGTGCAGCCGGAAGCCGTGCTGTACAACGCGGGTGAGACCCTCGACCTCACCGGCAAGAACCGGTGGATCAAGGACAACACCAACCCGGCCAGGGAGAATCGCAACCTGGCGGTGACCGCGGACAACGTGGTCGAGGCCGTGCACAACGATCAGTCCTTTGTGGACATCAAGACCGCCCAGGTGCGCTATGCCTCCAGCAACGAGGCGGTGGCCACGGTCAGCCCGGCCGGGCTGGTGCGCGCGGTCAGCGACGGGGCCGCGACGATCTCGGTCACCGTCAACGGGGTGACCGGCACCGCCCCGATCCTGGTCCGCAACTCACTGCGCCTCACCGTCCCGCCGATCACCCTGCCCGGCGGGAAAGCCAAGGCGGCCACCAGTTTCGTCAACGGCGGCGACCGCGCCATCTCGGGCCTCGCGCTCACGGTGAGCACACCCAACGGCTGGACGGCCAGGGCGACCACACCGTCGACCTTCCCCACCGTGCCCGGCGGCCAGACCGTGCGCACCGAATGGGAACTGACCCCACCGGCGGGCGCGATCCCGGCCAGTCACGACTTCGCCGCCCAGGCGAGTGCGGGCGGCCGGACCTGGTCCGCGACCGGGCAGACCTCGATCCCGCACGCCTCACTCGCCGCCGCGCTGAACAACCCTGGCGTCAGCGAGGACGCCAATCCGGCCACCGGAAACCTGGACGGCGGCGGGCTGAGCTACTCCGCGCAAACCCTGGCCGCGGCCGGGATCCGGCCGGGTGGCCAGGTGGACCGCGGCGGGATCGGCTTCCGCTGGCCCAGCGCCACCCCCGGCCAGCCGGACAACGCGGTCGCGAGCGGCCAGTCCGTGCTGATCTCCGGGACTGGCAACCGGATCGGCGTGATCGGGTCCAGCACCTACGGCGCGACCTCCGGTGCGGGCACCATCGTCTACACCGACGGCACTGTCCAATCGTTCGCGCTGGCCTTCAACGACTGGTGGTCGGCCGAGGGCAGACCCGGCAGCGAGATCGTGGCCACCTTCCCCTACCTCAACAGCTCGGGCGGCAGCCAGCCCAACCGGGTCAGCCTGTTCTACTCGGTGCTGCCCCTGCAACCGGGCCGAACCGTGCAGGCGGTCATCCTGCCGAAGGTCAGCGCGACCGCGGTCAGCGGCGTGCCCGCCATGCACGTCTTCGCGATCGGGATCGGGTGATCACCATGCGCGCACTGTTCCTGACCCTCGTCCTGCTGCTCACCCTGACCCCGCCCGTCACCGCCGCACCGGCACCAGGGTCGAACGTGCACCTGTTCTACTACCCCTGGTACGGCAATCCCGCGGTGTACGGCGAATACCGGCACTGGCAGCAGGGCGGGCACACCCCGCCAACGGACGTCGGCGCCGACTTCTACCCGGCACTCGGCGCCTACGACTCCGGCGACTTCACCGGCACGGTCGAATCGCACATGGCCTGGATCCGCGGTTCCGGCGCGGGCGTGCTGGTCTACAGCTGGTGGGGCCGGGAGTCCTATGAGGACAGACTGGCCGAGGGGGTGCTCGCCGCCGCCGCTCGCAACGGCCTCAAGGTGGCCTGGCACCTGGAGCCCTACGGCGGTCGCACCGCGGCCTCCACGGTGGCCGACATCGAGTACCTGATCGCCAGGCACGGGGCCAGTCCGGCCTTCTACCGGGCGGCCGAACACGGGAACCGGGCGGCCTTCTACGTCTTCGAGAGCCTGCGCATCGCGGACTGGTCGGCGCTGGACCTGGTCTCCGACAGGGCGATCGTGCTGGCCCAGACCACCGACGTGTCCAGGGTCGCGCACTTCGGCGGCATGTACACCTACGACGGGATCGCCGGGCTGACCGCGCCGGGCTGGGCGGGCGCGGGCGCGTACTGCCGGGCCAACGGCCTGGTGTGGGCCCCGTCGGTGGCCCCGGGTTACCTCGACAAGCGGGCGAATCCCGGCAGTGGCACGCCGATCGTGGACCGCCGGGAGGGCGCCACCTACGACCGGCAGTGGAACAACGCGCTCGACCCGGCCATCGGCGGGCGGCCGCACTGGGTGTCGGTCACCTCGTTCAACGAATGGCACGAGGGCTCCCAGATCGAACCCGCGGACGGCACCCCGCCACCGGGCCACGGCTACCTGACCTACGACGGGGCCTACGGCAGCCGCGGCCCGGCGGCCAGCACGGCGTATCTGGAACGCACCCGGTACTGGGCCGCCCGCCTGGCCGCGCGCGACCGGAACGGCGGTGGGTGAGGTCTACTCGACGGCGCGGGCATAGCGCCTGCCGAGCGCCCGGACGTGCTCGACGAGTCCGGGCGGCTCGGTGACCTGGAAGTCCAGGCCGAGCATGCCGATGTAGACCGCGATCATCTCCAGGCTGTCCGCACCGGTCACCAGCACCGAGGTGGAATCGTCCACCGCCTCGACCACGCCGACGGCCGGGTTGATCCGGGCCAGCAGGTCCTGCGCGGGTGCGCGCACGGTGATCCGGGCGTGCACCCGCCAGCCCGCGACGGCCACATCCCGCAGCACGAAGCTCAGGTAGTCGCCGCCGGGCAACGGCACCGGCGCGAACCGGCGGCCGGTCGGCATCCGCAACCCGATCCAGTCCACCCGGTAGGTGTGCCAGGCCCCGGTCTCCGGACCGCGCGCCACCAGGTACCAGTACCGCTCCCAACTGACCAGTCGGTAGGGCTCCACCAGCACCGGCCAGTCCCCGAAGGGCGCCGAGGCGTCGTTGCGCAGCGGCGCGTCGGTGTCCCTGGCCGGGGCCGTGTAGTCGAAGCGGAGCAACTCGGTGTCCCGGACCGCGGCCGCGATGGTGGCCAGCACGGCCGCGTCCACCACCGGCTGCACCACGTTGGTGCCGGTGTTGTCCGGCCCCTCCGAGACCGCCGCGCGCAACGCGCTGACCTGCCGCCGCAACCGGTGCGGCAATACCTGTTCGAGTTTGCCCAGTGCCCGCGCGGCGCTGTCCTCGATGCCGGCGACGCCGCGTCCGGCCCGCAGCCCGACCGCGACCGCCACCGCCTCCTCGTCGTCGAGCAGCAACGGCGGCAGCTTGGCCCCGGCGCCCAGCCGGTAGTACCCGGTGGGCCCTCGGGTGGCCTCGACCGGGTAGCCCAGCCCGCGCAGCCGCTCGATGTCGTTGCGGATGGTGCGCCCGCTGACCTGCAACCGCTCGGCCAGCTCCGAGCCCGGCCAGTCCGGCCGGGACTGCATCAGGGCCAGCAGGGCGAGCAGCCGGGAAGAGGTGTCGAGCATGAAAAAACTATATAGGAACCGAACGTGCCTAATAGGTACCTAGAGTCTGCGTCATGACGAACTCCACCGAGATCCGCCCCTTCCGCATCGACGTCGCCCAGGCCGACCTGGACGACCTCAACGACCGCCTCGCCCGCACCCGGCTGCCCCGTCCCGCGCCCACCGACGACTGGGAGTACGGCACCCCGAACAGCTACCTCAGCGAGACCGTGGAGCACTGGCGGACCAAGTTCGACTGGCGCACCCAGGAGGCCCGGCTCAACGAATTACCCCAGTACCTCACCGAGATCGACGGCCAGAACATCCACTTCGTGCACGTCCCGTCCGCGGAGCCGAACGCCACCCCGCTGTTGCTGCTGCACACCTACCCCGGCTCCTTCATCGACTTCCTGGACATGATCGGCCCGCTCACCGACCCGGTCGCGCACGGCGGCAATGCCGCGGACGCCTTCTCCGTGGTGGTGCCCTCGATCCCCGGTTTCGGCTTCAGCACCCCGCTGAACGGCCGCGGCTGGACCATGCGCAAGGTGGCGGAGACCTTCGACCAGCTGATGCGCCGCCTGGGCTATGACTCCTACGGCGCGCACGGCAGCGACGGCGGCGCGATGATCTCCCGCGAGCTGGGCCTGTTGCAGCCGGAGGGTTTCCTCGGCCTGCACGTGCTGCAGTTGTTCTCCTTCCCCTCCGGCGACCCGGCGGAGTTCGAGAAGCTGGAGCCCAAGGACTACGCGGCGCTGGAGCACCTCCAGTGGTTCCAGTCCGTCGGCGGCTACAACCAGATGAACGGGACCCGCCCGCAGACCATCGGCGCCGCCATCGCCGACTCCCCGGTCGGCCAGCTCGCCTACAGCGAACTGTTCAACAGCTTCGGCAACGGCACCAGCCTGGTCACCACCGAGCAGATCCTGACCCAGGTGTCGCTGTACTGGTTCACCAACACCCAGGCGACCGCGGGCCGCTACCACTTCGAGGAGGCCAAGGCCGCGGCGGAACCGGTGGTGAACACCTCCCGGACCGGGGTCGCGGTCTTCAAGGACGACTTCACCACGATCCGGACCTTCGCCGAACGGGACAACTCGAACATCGTGCACTGGTCGGAGTTCCCGGACGGCGGGCACTTCGCGGCAATGGAACGGCCCGAGGTGCTCGCGGGCGATCTGCGGGTGTTCTTCCGCGCCTGATCGCGGATTCATCGGCCACCTGCCCGATTACGGCAGGTGGCCGACCACCGCGAATGTCACCCGGGTGCATCCTTCCGCTGGCGGTATGACGGCGGCGGAGTTCACCCGCTAATGGTTGCTGGCCAATGTGACTTCCCATCTGAGGCTGGCGTGAGCACGGACCGGTGATGTCCAGCCGGGCCGACCCCGGCCGAGAAGGGCCGACAATGCCGCCGATCCTCACCGAGGCGCTGAACGTGTTGCGGCGCCACAGCATCACCTACGTCGAACCGGTCATGGCGATGCCACCCGGACTGCACGAGACCATGGCAGGCACCTACCTGCTGATGCGCGGCATCGACGAGGTGGAAGACCACCCCTCCCTTGCCCCACAACGGAAAGTGGCCCTGCTGGAGGGCATCAGCAAGGCGATCCAGGGCCGCCTGACCCACTCCGCCCTCCAGCACACCTTCGCCGCCGACGCCGAGGCACTGCCCGAGGTGTCCCTGCGACTGGCGGACTGGGCGTCCCTGCTGGCCGACCCGATCGCCGCCCGGATCCTGGAGGCATTCGCCACCATGGCCGAGCGGATGGCCGACTGGTGCGGACAGGACTTCCGGATCAGCACCGAACGGGACCTCGACCAGTACACCTACGCGGTGGCCGGATCGCTCGCGCTGATGCTGGGTGACGTGTGGGCCTGGTACGACGGCACCCAGGCCAACCGGGCCTGGCTGCTCGGCTACGGCCGCGGCGTCCAGGCCGCCAACATCCTCGCCGACCAGGAGGCCGACCGCGAGCGCAGCGTCAGCTTCCGGCCCGAGGGCTGGACCCTGGCGCACCTGCACGACTACGCCGAGCGGGAACTGCGGCTGGCCGACCGGTTCTACGCCGCACTGCCGGCGAACTCCCCCGCCCGCATCTGGTGCGAGAAGCCCCTGGCCCAGGCTTGGTCGGTGGTTGGGGCGGTCGCGCTGGGAGGTGGACGATGACCCAGTTGTTGCTGTCCTCCGTGCACGAGGTCCGCCGGGCCGCGCGGCCGATCCTCGACCGCACCAGGCAGGAGCTGGCCCCGGCGCTGAGCGAGGCCGTGCGGGAACTGGACGGTCGCGAACCCATGCTCGGCCGGATCATCGGCTACCACCTGGGCCTCAACGACGCCGACGGCCACCCCGAGGCGGGGGATGACGGCGGTATCGCGGGCACCATGTGCCTCACCGCGCTCGCGGCGCGGGCGGTCGGTACCGACTCCGCCCTCAGCACCGCCTGCGCGGTGGCGATGGAGCTGGCCAAGGACTACACCCAGCTCCAGGACGACATCATCGACGACGACCCGGTCCGCCGGGGCCGGGCCTCGGCCTGGCAGGTCTTCGGCGTCGGCCCCACCATCCTGGCCGCCGACGCCACCAGGGCACTCGCGATGGACCTGCTCGCCGCGCAGCAGCCGCACGGGACGGCCGCGATGTGGCACCTGCAGGCGGCCCTGGACCGGTGCACCATCGGCCAGGCCCAGGACTTCGCCACCTCGGCCCGGCCCTGGCGCGGCCCGAAGGCGGTGTCGCTGGAGGAGTACCGGGTCATCGCCGGGAACAAGACCAGCGCCATCCTGAGCTGCGTGCTCTCCCTCGGCGCGGTGGCCAACGGCTGCGACGCCGACACGGTCAACCGGCTGCGACAGGCCGGCCGGCACCTCGGCATGGCCTGGCAACCCCTCGACGACATCCTCGACCTGTGGTGCGAGCAGACCGAGGGCGACCTCCCCCAGGGCTGCAACGACCTCGCCCAGGGCAAGAAGACCTTCCCCGTCATCGTGGCCCTGGCGGCCGCCGCGCACGCGGAGCCGCTGGGCGCGCTGCTCGCCGCCCGGCCGCGCACCGCCGATCAGGTCAGGGCCGCCGCGGACCTGATCGCCGCCGCCGGCGGGCGGGCCGCCGCCGAGGCCGAGGTCCGCGACCACTTCCAGGCGGCGATGACCGTCCTGGCGGGCACCTCGCTCGAGGAGTCCACCCGTGCCGACCTGATCACGCTGGCCTGCATGATCGGCATCCGCGGCAGCAACCAGACCCTCACCATCGCCTTCCCCACGCCGACGCGATCACCGGAGGTGGCGCCGTGACTCCCCGGCACAGCTTCACCATCCCGAAGTTGATCGCGCCCTACCCGGTGCTCATCCACCCGGGCCGGGCGGCGGCCCACCGCCTGCTGGTGGAGTGGAAGGCCAGGTACGGACTGACCGCCGAACCCGGTCAGGAGGAGGCGGTCTACGACTTCAGCGGCCTGGTCGCGAGCATCTACCCGCTCGGCGACGACGCCGAGCGACTCGCGCACACCGCCCAGTCCACGCACTTCACCGAGGTGCTCGACGACCACTTCATCGAGCGCCCGATCCGGGACGGGCAGCTGCACATCGCGACCGACCACGCACTGCGGATGGTCGAGATCACCGAGGACCCCTTCGCGGAGATCACCGAGGACATCCCGCTGTACCACGCACTGGCCGACCTGTGCCGGCGCATGGTGACCCTGGCCGGCTGGGAACAGCTGGAACGCTGGGCCAGCGGCATGTGGGGATTCTCCTTCGGCGTCCTGGTCGAGATGGCCTACACCACCACCCGCACCCTGCCCGGCGCCGCCGCCTACGGCCCGCTGCGGGAACGAACAACCGGCTTCTACCCCTGGTTCAACGACCAGATGATCGGCTTCGTGGCCGGACGGCACATCCCCGCCGAGGTCCTGGCCCAGCCGGCGGTCCGGACCATGCGCAAACTGTCCTCCAAAATCATCGGCTACTACAACGACATCAGCGCCTTCAACGCCGAACCCCAGCCCGAACAGGCCATGGCATTACCCGCCGTCCTAGCCAGAGCCCACAACTGCTCCCTGCAGGACGGCCTGGAGCAGGCGGCGGAACACTGGTACGACCTGGTCGCGGAACTGACCATCGCGACCGACCGCGCCGGGCACAGCGAGAACGAACACATCCGTTTCCTCGGCCTCGCCAGCCGGCACATGGTGGCCGGGTTCGTGCACTGGGGCGACAACCTCACCCAGCGCTATGCGTCAACTGACTCGAACCGGTGGACCGACACCCAGCACGACGAAGTCGTTTATCGGCAATGACTAGGTGATCGCGTTCGCGCACGATCAGGGTGAACTTCCCGGAACACCGGCGACACCCGGCTTCGCCGCAGGGGCACAGGTGGGCTGATCCACGGACCTGGTGCCCACCCTGGCTACGGCTACCCCCAGGAAACCGCAGGTGAGGACAAGCAGGAAGGCCAGCCCGACCAACGCACGCTCGTGGCGGCGGGGAGGCCCGCATACCGAACCCCAGCTATCGCCATCTGGTGCGGCCGACGGAGGCGTGGCAACAGTCACCGCAGCAATTCTCCATTCTCGACACGGAAATGATTCGCGAAAAACACACTATTCCGCCCACCGCGTCCGGAATAGCCGGAGAATGCCAACAAAGCGGCAACCAAAGTAGACCGTACG contains:
- a CDS encoding gamma-glutamylcyclotransferase family protein gives rise to the protein MTETLLFSYGTLRQPEVQQAVFGRALDGRADEIAGYLLGEVVITDPAVIATSGSDRHPVLRPSTAADAGVPGTAFKITEQDLAAADAYEVEDYTRVLVPLRSGDQAWVYVLAGT
- a CDS encoding tetratricopeptide repeat protein; this encodes MRNEVSGTAHSVVQAGVINSVILSGAPADPELPQLVSAQAPRPPETYTNRDEELARVRELAGTPLGGRTGPMVAAVHGMVGMGKTAFLRQAAWQLGERYPDGVLHVQYGTEGNSPGEAAARFLAALGVPESRIPASFEARGALFRSLSEGLRLLAVFDDVRDAAQVTALLPNSAGSLVLVSAGRQEILAELYQDREVLDVALEPLRVEHGISLVAKVCGAERVAAERAAVVELVTLCGGLPLALGVAAAWLKARPHLEVGELVEDLRETDLDPGDPSTERSARAKVFAMFDRVYDDLSESARRLYRLLSVLVGAHFGVEVLAAMLDQPVRAVRRDLDELCQTGMVQAEPGGVHRLHRLVRVHALRVAEVEDGKAERIAALRQAVRWWLIGAAAADVAVHGRQPLRVTDPASVLDDTPVAIPAATALAWLRREQTNLVDIMAAAAEQGWHTEVCQLFEATYTLFDATKPLATWVRAGKLAVDSAVLLGNAGFEARCRCLLAKAYQELGRFAEAHEHLDRARELAGDWDRLLGSVEDFTGNVLLREGRAEQALGRFRTALEINERLGLTRGTALQSMMVGRALGALGRYEEALLAFGRSRELLAGTDATSVLLKVQLSAAVVLAASGADRAAEHAYAEVLATAEERGATAPAADALLGLAELAERRADRAVGVEFRERAAGMFERMGSPRAATIARVARQLAGLPATA
- a CDS encoding glycoside hydrolase family 3 C-terminal domain-containing protein, whose product is MATPCPRHRRLALAATVLCGLPFLVSTAGGAPPAHAAPAVEPPIFRDIRYGFAERAADLVSRLTLAEKVSQLSTNHGPEITRLGVQQYTYWNEGQHGINRLGAATNPPVAPEAVHATSFPTNLAASTSWDPALMHAATTAISAEARGFLDKSLWGVGQNNLGRSAANYGSLTYWAPTVNMHRDPRWGRSDEAFGEDPHLAARMSEAFTNGYQGSNLNGVPESPYLKVAATAKHYALNNVEKDRTGVSSDTTDANLRQYYTEVFRRLIENAGVSGLMTSYNAVNGTPAVANTYTVNQLAQRTYGFGGYVTSDCGAVSTAYRAPVWGHNWAPPGWTTNRADQQARWTNTATGVTVSGQAGGQAHALRAGTNLNCPGEENTLPVIQEAISAGLLSEGVIDNALVKAFTVRMRTGEFDPPERQPYTRIGKQVIESPAHHDLARKLAANSLVLLKNDPVPGLNRPLLPADPSALNRVVVLGDLADKVTLGGYSGTPSLRVSAVAGLTEQIKAANPGASVVFDAAGTSTTATGPAVLSQQTQDQIRAADLVVLFVGTDHQTAGEGKDRDSLALPGNYHSLITQAAALGNPRLALVLQSGGPVRIEDLRDRTPAVVYSSFNGESQGAALADVLLGKHNPSGRLSFTWYRDEGQLPAMSNYGLTPAETGGLGRTYQHFTGTPSYPFGFGLSYSDFSYSAATIDRDAVTADGTVSVSFTVTNTGRVPGATVAQLYLSSPVKKLVGFQKTAVLQPGAAQRISLPVAIADLAYWDAQRMRSVVREGAYVFQLGRHAGDAAATVRTTVRGAITPKVRHVTVQPEAVLYNAGETLDLTGKNRWIKDNTNPARENRNLAVTADNVVEAVHNDQSFVDIKTAQVRYASSNEAVATVSPAGLVRAVSDGAATISVTVNGVTGTAPILVRNSLRLTVPPITLPGGKAKAATSFVNGGDRAISGLALTVSTPNGWTARATTPSTFPTVPGGQTVRTEWELTPPAGAIPASHDFAAQASAGGRTWSATGQTSIPHASLAAALNNPGVSEDANPATGNLDGGGLSYSAQTLAAAGIRPGGQVDRGGIGFRWPSATPGQPDNAVASGQSVLISGTGNRIGVIGSSTYGATSGAGTIVYTDGTVQSFALAFNDWWSAEGRPGSEIVATFPYLNSSGGSQPNRVSLFYSVLPLQPGRTVQAVILPKVSATAVSGVPAMHVFAIGIG